Genomic DNA from Verrucomicrobiota bacterium:
GAACACTTGCGAGAGGAACTGGGAGTGAATGCGCTCACCACGCCCTCCATTCGGAAACTCTTTGAAGAATTGGAGGCGCTGGCGCCCCTGCCCTACGCCCGCTTGCGACCGGAAATTCCGGAGTCCGTTCCGGCCGACCGCCTTCTCATCGCGCTGCAACTGGGCCGGATGGTGGCGGACGGTTTTCTGGTGGTCCAAGAGGAAAAGCTGCAAGACCTCGAACCGCTCTCTCGGAGCATTCTCAAGTTTTCCAAGGCGCTCGGGGCGGGAGATCGCGTCAAGGCCAACGCCAAATCGATCATTGAGAACGCGGCCCTCGGGAACACGGGGAGTCTCAAGGAATCGCTAGCCAAAGCGCAAATGGACGTCGAACGGGAAATGCTGGAGCTGCGAGATGTCGACCTGGCCCACCTCATCGCGCTCGGTGGTTGGGTGCGGGCGGTGGTCATCACCGGCGAGGCGGTCCTGACCGATTTCCAGCCGGAGAAAGCCGCTCTTCTGACCCGCCCTGACTTGGTGGAATACTTTCTCCAGCGCTTGGAAGAGTTTGCCCCTTATCTGGGAGAACACGCCACCTTGGATGCCTTGCGCAAAGAAATTTCCACCCTGCGCAGCCAAGTGGATCTCCCGGACATCCGCCCGGTGCAAGCGGCTGAAGTCCAAGCCATTTTGGCGACGGCCAAACGGATGGATGGCCTCCTTTTGGGAGAGTGATTTTTTGGGATGGCACAAGGCAGAAGGATTCGTCCGGCCTCGGGGGAAAGAACCGGAATCATTCTAAAAACAAGCAACCCGCCCGCCGCCTGAGGTGCCGGCCGGCCGCGAGATTGATCTTGGCGGGAGATCCTTTGGACTTGGCCAAAAGCAGGCTGGCTTCGATCTGCGCTTGGCTCAGGTCTTCGATCCCCTCTTGCTTCAGCCAGGCGCGCAAGACCTCTCCTTGGAGAAAGGGCGCTTCTCCCAGAAGGGCTGCGAGCCGGATTCCTTGGCGGTCCCCACACCGTGTCTGCGCTTGGCTCACCTGCTCGTCCACAAACTCCCGGAGTCGGGTCAGCTGGTCCGAGGCGCGCAGCAGGAGAGGCGCTACCTCACGGGCAAAAACCCGATTCAGCCGAGGCAGGATTTCATGGCGAAGCGCGTTTCGTGAGAAGGCTTGCTCCGCATTGCTCTCATCCTCTCTCCACGAAATCCCCTGTTCTTCGGCGAACTCCCGCAGCTGGGCCTTGGAAACCTTCAGAAGCGGCCGCCCCAGCTCGAGCCGTGGTTCCTCGTCTTCGAGCAGCTTGCTGGCCGACATCCCCGCCAAGCCGCGCCAACCCGTGCCCCGACAGAGGTTGAGCAAGAGGGTTTCCGCTTGGTCGCCCGCATGATGAGCCAGGAGGACCCGGTGACAGCGCTCCGCTCTTGCCACCTCGCGGAAGAAGGCGTGGCGAGCCTTCCTTCCCGCCTCTTCCAGGGATAGTCCTTCCTCCTGCGCCAAACTGGCCACCGCCACCTTCTTGACCCGCACTGGCAACCCGGCTTCCTGGGCCAGGCGACGGACAAAGCGGGCATCGCCCTCGGACTGGGCCCCACGAAGTCCATGATCGAGGTGGCAGAGGACGAGTTTGCGAAAGCCCGCCAGGCGCAATCCGTGGAAGAGAACGACCGAGTCCAGCCCACCGGAAACCGCTACCAGGTATTTGCGCCGCTTGGGCAGCCCTTGCAGGGCCAGGGTCCACCATCCATCTGACTCGGCCATGGGGAGTCATGGACCCTTTTTGAGGTGAGAAACAGGCGGAAGTGCGCCAAAGGCCGGGAAGCGATCCGAAACGGGGCAAGCCAAGGCGGTCTTATACGAAACTCCAGAATTCACTGGTAGAATGGAGGGGAGGTGGTGTGGGGAAGAGGCGCTGAAGCGCGAGGAAGGGAGAGCCGGTGTCTTTCGAGCCAATTCTGCAGCTTGGTATTAGCGAATCTCGGTCGCTCCAAAGTAAGGTTGAAGGGCCTCGGGAATCGCGATCGATCCATCCTCCCGCTGGTAGGTCTCGATCAGGGCCACGTAGAGTCTAGGCAGGGCCGTGCCCGATCCGTTCAAGGTATGACAAAAACGGTTCTTTTTCTCTTCATCCTTGAACCGGAGATTCATGCGCCGGGCTTGGTAGTCCCCGAAGTTGCTGCAGCTGGAGACTTCCAGGTAAGCTCCGTGCCCCGGGGCCCAGACCTCGATATCATAAGTCTTGGCCGCGCTGAACCCGAGATCGCCCGTGCAGAGTTCGATCGTGCGGTAGTGCAAACCCAATCGCTCCAGAACCTTTTCGGCCTGGCCGGTGAGCGATTCCAAAACGGCCTGGGATTCTTCCGGCCGCACCACCTGCACCAGCTCGACTTTATCAAACTGGTGCATCCGGATCATGCCCTTGCTCTCGCGTCCGGCCGCTCCTGCCTCGCGACGAAAACAGGGCGTGTGCGCGCAATTCCTTATGGGCAGCTCCTTATGAGATAAGAGCTTTTCTCGCTGAAGGTTGGTCACCGGCACCTCAGCCGTGGGGGCCAGGAAAAGTTGCCCGTCCTCTAGGCCATACATGTCGTCTTCAAACTTGGGGAGCTGGCCCGTGCCGATCATGCAATCCCGCTGCACGAGATAGGGCACGGCCACCTCCTCGTAAGCGTGCTCGGTGGTGTGAAGATCCAAAAGGAACTGGATGAGCGCTCGCTGGAGCTTGGCCCCGGCCGAGCGGAAAACCAGATAGCCACTTCCTGAGATGGAAGCAGCGGCCTCAAAGTCGAACAGGCCCAGGTCAGCACCGAGTTCGACGTGATCCTTCGGGCGGAAGGAGAAAGCCGGCTTTTGGGACCAAGCTCGGAGTTCTGGGTTGGCGGTTTCATCGGCCCCCAGCGGACAGTCGAGCTGTGGAAGATTAGGAATCTGGAGGAGGAGGGCCCGTTGGCGATCGGTGGCCTCATCGGCCTTGGTCCCGAGGGCCTTCATCTCCTCGCCGAGCGCTTTGACGGCCGCTTCGATCTCGGAGGTGTCTTCCCCCGCCTTCTTTTTTTGGCCGATCTGCTTGCTGGTCTGATTGCGCTGCGCTTGCAGCTCTTGGCGTCGCGTCTCCAGCTTTCGGCGGTCCTCGTCGCTCGCCAAGACTTGATCCACCAATTCCCAGTGCGCCCCACCACGCGCCCGCAAGCGCTCTTTCACCGAGGCGGCATCTTCACGGAGAAGGCGGATATCCAGCATGGCCCATCCATACGAAAGGCGAGGGGACGGGCAAGGAAAAGGCGGTTCTTTGTGATTTGGGAGTCGACCGAGTAGCGAACGATCGAGCCCTCGAGAAGCCGCTCCCCACCTGCCCACAAAAAAGCGGCGGAGATTTCTCTCCGCCGCTTTGGTTAGATGATTGAGTTGTCCGGGTCAGATTTAGGCCACTTCGCCGTAAGCCGGAGCACCGTGCTCGCCAAGGTCGAGACCTTCAGCCTCTTCCTCTTCGCTCACGCGAACGCCCATCACGATCTTGATGACCAAGAAGACGACGAACGAGAAGGCGAAGGCTGTGGCAGCCACTGCCAAGACACCAACCAGCTGGCCACCGATGGTGAAACCGCTTTCGGTCGTGTCAAAGAGGGCGCAGGCAAGAATTCCCCAGATACCACAAGTTCCATGGACTGAGATGGCACCAACGGGGTCGTCGATTTTGATCTTGTCGAGAACGACCACCGAGAAGACCACGATGACACCGGCGATGAGACCAATCACGATCGAACCCATAGCCGAGACGATGTCAGCATTGGCGGTGATCCCAACCAAACCGGCCAGGAAGCCATTGAGCGCCATGGACAAATCGGGTTTTTTGAGAACGATCCAAGAAGTTCCGATGGCAGCCAAACAGCCACCACTAGCAGCGAGGGCAGTGGTAGTGAAGACCAGACCGAGAGGACCAGGATCGGCGCTCAACACGGAACCGCCGTTGAATCCGAACCAACCAAAGAAAAGGAGGAAAACCCCAATGGCAGCGAGAGGCATATTGTGGCCGAGAATGGGCTTGATGCCCTCCGCAGTGTATTTGCCCTTGCGTGGCCCAAGAATCAGGACGCAGGCCAGTGCAGCGAAACCACCAAAGGCGTGCACCACGGCCGATCCTGCAAAGTCCTTGAATCCAGCAGGATCTCCACCCTCGACAGGGTTGAGCGTGCCGAGCCAGCCGCCGCCCCAGTGCCAAGAACCGACGACCGGATAAGCGAAGCCGACCAAAAGAAGAGCGAAAACCATGAAGGAGGGCAGTTTGATCCGTTCAGCCACGGCCCCTGAGACGATGGTCGCCGCGGTGGCTGCAAACATAGCTTGGAAAATAAAGTCGCCATAACCGGTCATAGCGAGACTGAGGCCTCCGTAGGCCCAGGTGGCACCCCCATCGGCATTCAAGTCTCCAATGGGTCGATAACCAAAGCTGAACCAGCCATTGAAATCACCGGGATAATGAGAATTGAACCCGAAGAGGGCGTAGGTGATCAGGCCGATTGAGATGATGTAGGTGTTTTTGAAGAGGATGTTGACACAGTTTTTCTTCTGCGTCAGGCCTGCTTCGAGGGAGGCGAATCCGAGGTGCATGATGAACACCAGGGCGGCGGCAATCACCGTCCAGAGCATACTGGTGGTGAAGAAGTCAAAAGCCTCGGCATCTTCCCCCTGACCAGCCTTCAATTCGAGGTAGTCAGATGGATCTGCTTGGGCAGTGAAGTCACCCGCAGTCAGCGTAAAGACGGCTGCGAATGCCATGAACAAGTATTTGAACGCGCTTTTCTTCATTATTCGTCGTTTTTTGGTTGGTTCCTGCAGGACCGGTTGTGAAATCCTGCGAGAAGTGCGGATAAAAACTCCGCGCCTGCTTTTCTCTCGGCGTGGCGATTACCACGGATGAGAAAAGAGGGCGCGGAACTTCTCCGTCAAGGCAAAAAAGCAGCCAGCGTGCCAACTTGTTAATTAGCTCAACCGCAGGC
This window encodes:
- the tilS gene encoding tRNA lysidine(34) synthetase TilS; amino-acid sequence: MAESDGWWTLALQGLPKRRKYLVAVSGGLDSVVLFHGLRLAGFRKLVLCHLDHGLRGAQSEGDARFVRRLAQEAGLPVRVKKVAVASLAQEEGLSLEEAGRKARHAFFREVARAERCHRVLLAHHAGDQAETLLLNLCRGTGWRGLAGMSASKLLEDEEPRLELGRPLLKVSKAQLREFAEEQGISWREDESNAEQAFSRNALRHEILPRLNRVFAREVAPLLLRASDQLTRLREFVDEQVSQAQTRCGDRQGIRLAALLGEAPFLQGEVLRAWLKQEGIEDLSQAQIEASLLLAKSKGSPAKINLAAGRHLRRRAGCLFLE
- a CDS encoding ammonium transporter; protein product: MKKSAFKYLFMAFAAVFTLTAGDFTAQADPSDYLELKAGQGEDAEAFDFFTTSMLWTVIAAALVFIMHLGFASLEAGLTQKKNCVNILFKNTYIISIGLITYALFGFNSHYPGDFNGWFSFGYRPIGDLNADGGATWAYGGLSLAMTGYGDFIFQAMFAATAATIVSGAVAERIKLPSFMVFALLLVGFAYPVVGSWHWGGGWLGTLNPVEGGDPAGFKDFAGSAVVHAFGGFAALACVLILGPRKGKYTAEGIKPILGHNMPLAAIGVFLLFFGWFGFNGGSVLSADPGPLGLVFTTTALAASGGCLAAIGTSWIVLKKPDLSMALNGFLAGLVGITANADIVSAMGSIVIGLIAGVIVVFSVVVLDKIKIDDPVGAISVHGTCGIWGILACALFDTTESGFTIGGQLVGVLAVAATAFAFSFVVFLVIKIVMGVRVSEEEEAEGLDLGEHGAPAYGEVA
- the serS gene encoding serine--tRNA ligase — encoded protein: MLDIRLLREDAASVKERLRARGGAHWELVDQVLASDEDRRKLETRRQELQAQRNQTSKQIGQKKKAGEDTSEIEAAVKALGEEMKALGTKADEATDRQRALLLQIPNLPQLDCPLGADETANPELRAWSQKPAFSFRPKDHVELGADLGLFDFEAAASISGSGYLVFRSAGAKLQRALIQFLLDLHTTEHAYEEVAVPYLVQRDCMIGTGQLPKFEDDMYGLEDGQLFLAPTAEVPVTNLQREKLLSHKELPIRNCAHTPCFRREAGAAGRESKGMIRMHQFDKVELVQVVRPEESQAVLESLTGQAEKVLERLGLHYRTIELCTGDLGFSAAKTYDIEVWAPGHGAYLEVSSCSNFGDYQARRMNLRFKDEEKKNRFCHTLNGSGTALPRLYVALIETYQREDGSIAIPEALQPYFGATEIR